One genomic window of Gracilinema caldarium DSM 7334 includes the following:
- a CDS encoding YraN family protein, whose product MNNKKKGQNGEDRAAAYLTAQGYEIIDRNFRSNLGEIDIIAREQDTLVFIEVKAWSYFGMENLEYAVNQQKQQRIIKTAKFFLATHREYNCMTLRFDIIFIGSQGIHHLASAFMERVL is encoded by the coding sequence GTGAATAACAAGAAAAAAGGCCAGAATGGAGAAGACCGGGCTGCGGCGTATCTAACAGCACAGGGCTATGAAATTATCGACCGTAATTTTCGTAGTAATCTAGGTGAAATTGATATCATAGCCCGGGAACAGGATACTCTGGTTTTTATCGAAGTTAAAGCCTGGTCCTACTTTGGCATGGAAAATCTTGAGTATGCGGTGAATCAACAAAAACAGCAAAGAATCATTAAAACGGCTAAGTTTTTCCTTGCAACCCATCGAGAATATAACTGTATGACCCTTCGCTTTGATATTATATTTATTGGATCCCAGGGTATTCACCATCTTGCCTCAGCCTTTATGGAGCGTGTATTATGA